A single window of Loxodonta africana isolate mLoxAfr1 chromosome 10, mLoxAfr1.hap2, whole genome shotgun sequence DNA harbors:
- the LOC135232527 gene encoding olfactory receptor 4F21-like translates to MGRLNDSVISEFVLLGLSSSWETKVFLTLIFSFLYLGIILGHLFILFLVILNSHLHSPMYFLLANLSLIDMGLSSTTVPKMITDLLNEYKVISFQGCMTQTCFIHILGGTELLLLIAMAFDRYTAICKPLHYLTIMSPNVCVSIVVIGWVTGVIHAMSQFSFVINLPFCGPNKIDSFYCDFPRIIKLACTDGYKFEFVNTANSGFLSLGTFFLLILSYAFILVSVWKRSSGDLSKVFVTLSAHITVVVLFFTPCIFLYVWPFPTSSLDKYLFIVDFAITPILNPAIYTLRNKDMKKAIKRLYKQQYYLSFC, encoded by the coding sequence ATGGGTAGACTAAATGACTCTGTGATTTCTGAGTTTGTGTTGCTGGGActctccagttcttgggaaacTAAAGTTTTTCTCACATTGATATTTTCCTTTCTCTATTTAGGGATCATCCTGGGACaccttttcattttgtttttggtgattcTTAATTCTCACTTACATTCCCCTATGTACTTCCTGCTGGCCAACCTGTCCCTCATTGATATGGGACTTTCCTCTACCACAGTCCCCAAGATGATCACAGACCTTTTAAATGAATACAAAGTAATTTCTTTTCAAGGCTGTATGACACAGACATGCTTCATCCACATTTTAGGAGGAACAGAGTTGTTGTTACTCATAGCCATGGCGTTTGACAGATACACAGCGATATGTAAACCTCTTCACTACTTGACCATCATGAGCCCTAATGTATGTGTTTCAATTGTAGTCATTGGCTGGGTAACTGGAGTTATCCATGCTATGTCTCAGTTTTCGTTTGTTATTAACTTGCCCTTTTGTGGCCCTAATAAAATAGACAGCTTTTATTGTGACTTTCCCAGGATCATAAAACTTGCATGCACAGATGGGTACAAATTTGAGTTTGTTAATACTGCCAACAGTGGGTTCCTGAGCTTGGGCACCTTCTTCCTGCTAATCCTTTCCTATGCCTTCATTTTGGTCTCTGTCTGGAAACGTTCCTCAGGTGATTTATCCAAGGTTTTTGTCACATTGTCAGCTCACATCACTGtggttgttctttttttcactccaTGCATATTTCTCTATGTGTGGCCTTTCCCCACATCATCACTTGATAAATATCTGTTCATTGTTGACTTCGCTATCACCCCTATCTTGAATCCTGCCATCTATACATTAAGAAacaaagacatgaagaaagcaataaaAAGATTGTACAAACAGCAATATTATCTCAGCTTTTGCTGA